One Aspergillus oryzae RIB40 DNA, chromosome 2 genomic window carries:
- a CDS encoding oxidoreductase, short-chain dehydrogenase/reductase family (predicted protein) — MCMPGNRSLHEYRQYLSSCDSATSDSPDIKKLRRKNAALNLNQSQMSLDDHYEYPFSVSSAASSPPPLSPSQSPSALSEQPESLDGFLRMGYHRHISPVDQCLLADLAPGTPSSVDDHICLQQNPHKILVSRHLIRALMDGRYFGSRSDFHTHMQDTFRDRLEKYPDPYPKPIPRNPPASIHSHTKRYSDSMLLNIKKPTTTIIHQGTSFEILNPHESLHFARIVSYIEDVDSFSTGHNRDSYISFTEDTVIIESDPWSYDPPPQPHIHTQSHAEEAFEDENRKSQLDIGDTQGLHHHLMPSINELLEETTLNMTRYLASKPRECASPTNESDLGEPGDPVYDDNHPMNPHEGLWQFDIGINPATKPPSNEQTMTPRTEIKLHRRPTRRSTSSRKRRGPLRKLYGLFRRKTGKQAK, encoded by the coding sequence ATGTGTATGCCAGGGAATCGCTCTCTGCATGAATACCGCCAGTATCTGTCAAGTTGCGACTCAGCGACCAGCGACAGTCCGGACATCAAAAAGCTACGGCGAAAGAACGCCGCATTGAACTTGAACCAGTCCCAGATGTCTCTGGACGACCACTACGAGTACCCTTTCTCGGTCTCGTCGGCGGCGTCAAGCCCGCCGCCATTATCCCCATCGCAATCACCCAGCGCTCTGAGCGAGCAGCCTGAGAGCCTGGATGGCTTCCTCCGTATGGGATATCACCGCCATATATCTCCAGTAGACCAGTGCTTACTTGCGGATTTAGCTCCGGGGACCCCCAGCTCTGTAGACGACCATATATGCCTCCAGCAAAACCCCCATAAGATCCTGGTAAGCCGCCATCTCATCCGTGCCCTAATGGACGGGCGGTACTTTGGCAGCCGATCTGACTTTCACACGCACATGCAGGACACGTTCCGGGATCGTCTCGAGAAATATCCCGACCCATATCCCAAACCAATTCCACGCAATCCCCCAGCATCTATTCACAGTCACACAAAGCGGTACTCGGACTCAATGCTCCTCAACATAAAAAAGCCCACCACAACCATCATCCATCAAGGTACATCGTTCGAGATCCTCAATCCCCATGAATCACTCCACTTCGCTCGTATCGTCTCGTACATCGAAGACGTCGACAGCTTCTCCACAGGCCACAACAGGGACTCCTACATCTCATTCACAGAAGACACCGTGATCATCGAATCGGACCCTTGGTCCTACGATCCCCCACCGCAACCTCACATCCACACCCAAAGCCACGCTGAAGAAGCCTTCGAAGACGAAAACCGAAAGTCCCAACTAGACATTGGCGACACCCAaggcctccaccaccacctcatGCCCTCCATCAATGAACTCCTCGAAGAAACAACCCTCAACATGACCCGTTACCTCGCCTCCAAACCCAGAGAATGCGCCAGTCCAACCAATGAAAGCGATCTCGGCGAGCCCGGAGATCCCGTCTACGACGATAACCATCCCATGAACCCCCACGAGGGCCTCTGGCAATTCGATATCGGCATAAACCCAGCCACCAAACCCCCCTCAAACGAACAGACCATGACTCCACGAACCGAGATCAAACTCCACCGCCGTCCAACCCGGAGATCAACCTCTAGTCGCAAGCGTAGAGGTCCCCTGCGGAAACTCTACGGGTTGTTTCGCAGGAAGACAGGGAAGCAGGCCAAGTAG
- a CDS encoding uncharacterized protein (predicted protein), producing MFEDFSFSSPSSTKPPRLAFDGDDNLMVDCDSSLISPLSSRCPSPRSTATHRIPRSLPRSRSSYFRSAQPPTSVPLSAYDDHQKRLSISTLTRKLHEHTIKTSDNETQFGRPATPTSPQSLDTSGRFPGYFLTPPDTDHDDEGSLDSPSLTSGSLSPQPQSPFLSPTSVPCDLFPQTADMDPLSHSQDSWNIRAQRQNISRLQCNHSELEAIRRALISDDEKLTTTFDPDACHPSSIPPQKSPRRRAATLQRSRFRPQLGPSLLDPPSSDSKGRRMSSVIPVQTTRIEKNYHSSSRDLRKKSEQGLRRKSLVSAALASMVEKEC from the coding sequence ATGTTCGAggacttctctttctcatctccCTCGTCCACCAAGCCGCCCCGCCTGGCGTTCGATGGGGACGACAATCTCATGGTCGACTGCGACAGCAGTCTGatctctcctctctcctcacGGTGTCCTTCGCCTCGTTCCACCGCGACACACCGGATTCCAAGATCGTTGCCTCGCTCACGGTCCTCCTACTTCCGTTCCGCCCAGCCCCCCACCTCCGTTCCCTTGTCTGCGTATGACGACCATCAGAAGCGTCTTTCAATCAGTACCTTGACAAGAAAGCTGCATGAACACACCATCAAGACATCAGACAATGAGACGCAGTTCGGCAGACCCGCCACGCCAACGTCGCCCCAGTCCCTCGACACGTCGGGCCGATTCCCGGGATATTTTTTGACCCCTCCAGACACAGACCACGATGACGAGGGTTCCTTGGACTCTCCATCACTCACATCTGGTTCTCTCTCGCCTCAGCCCCAGTCTCCCTTTCTGAGTCCAACATCCGTTCCATGTGATCTCTTCCCGCAAACCGCGGACATGGATCCTCTGTCCCACTCTCAGGATAGCTGGAACATCCGCGCCCAGCGCCAGAACATCTCCCGTCTTCAATGCAACCACTCCGAACTAGAAGCCATTCGCCGGGCCCTCATCTCTGACGATGAGAAGCTGACCACCACCTTCGACCCAGATGCCTGCCACCCCAGCTCTATCCCTCCGCAAAAGTCCCCCCGCCGGAGAGCGGCTACCCTCCAACGGAGCCGGTTCCGCCCCCAATTAGGCCCTAGCCTTTTGGACCCGCCCTCGTCCGACTCCAAGGGACGGAGAATGAGCAGCGTCATCCCCGTACAGACAACTCGCATTGAGAAGAATTATCATTCATCTTCGCGGGACctgcggaagaagagtgaGCAGGGACTGAGACGGAAGAGTCTCGTCAGTGCTGCTTTGGCGTcgatggtggagaaggaatgtTAA
- a CDS encoding carbon-nitrogen hydrolase family protein (carbon-nitrogen hydrolase): MAALLKQPLKLALVQLASGADKAVNLAHARTKVLEAAQAGAKLIVLPECFNSPYGTQYFPKYAETLLPSPPTEDQSPSYHALSAIAAEAKAYLVGGSIPELEPTTKKYYNTSLVFSPTGSLIGTHRKTHLFDIDIPGKITFKESEVLSPGNQLTIVDLPDYGKIGLAICYDIRFPEAAMIAARKGAFALIYPGAFNMTTGPMHWSLLARARAVDNQLYVGLCSPARDMEATYHAWGHSLIANPAAEVLVEAEDKETIVYADLDNDTIQSTRKGIPVYTQRRFDLYPDVSAEK, encoded by the exons ATGGCCGCTCTATTGAAACAGCCGTTGAAATTAGCCCTGGTGCAGCTCGCCTCCG GCGCGGACAAAGCCGTTAATTTGGCCCACGCTCGCACTAAGGTCCTGGAGGCAGCACAGGCAGGAGCCAAGCTCATCGTCCTTCCGGAATGCTTCAACTCGCCATACGGAACCCAATATTTTCCCAAATACGCCGAGACTCTTCTCCCTTCGCCCCCTACCGAAGATCAATCCCCTTCCTACCATGCCCTGTCAGCCATCGCTGCCGAAGCCAAGGCCTACCTCGTAGGAGGTAGCATCCCCGAACTAGAACCCACAACGAAGAAATACTATAACACCTCCCTCGTGTTCTCTCCCACTGGCTCGTTAATAGGGACCCACCGCAAGACCCATTTGTTCGACATCGATATTCCAGGAAAGATCACTTTCAAGGAGAGCGAGGTCCTGTCGCCCGGAAACCAGTTGACAATTGTTGATCTTCCCGACTATGGAAAGATCGGCCTTGCCATTTGCTACGATATCCGTTTCCCGGAGGCGGCCATGATTGCTGCGCGAAAGGGCGCTTTTGCACTCATCTACCCGGGCGCGTTCAACATGACCACCGGTCCCATGCACTGGTCTCTGTTGGCACGCGCTCGTGCGGTGGATAACCAGCTGTATGTGGGGCTGTGTAGCCCAGCGCGCGATATGGAGGCCACTTACCACGCATGGGGTCACAGTTTGATAGCCAACCCAGCCGCGGAAGTCCTAGTAGAGGCGGAAGACAAAGAGACTATTGTCTATGCTGATCTGGACAATGACACCATTCAAAGCACAAGGAAGGGCATTCCTGTCTATACGCAGAGGCGGTTTGATCTGTACCCAGATGTGAGCGCTGAGAAATAG
- a CDS encoding RanBP1 domain protein (predicted protein) has protein sequence MTAGSTTQSSDGGSFSGFKGNMFNVPPAGSSAPAQQPLPSGGLFGTGSQQNNTTGGLFGSSTTSGSSGQPATAAPATTGSIFGQNSASSSAPSTNVFGQSASNKPSPFGQSTAFGESMQTSPDAKNNGAQSKPPIFGGGASQTGFGTSTNFASPGAGSLFGGSASKPAETPKPLFGAKPTEQSTPSTSLFGATTQPSSTPSPASSTPAASSTTAAPSPSIFGTSSSAKPTTSFQNPFQSTNLFGTPASSTAAPALEDKEKQEKKPEESQPKTGFQFTPSTGGPSLFSKSASSAAPLAPSSGLFQPPSTGSLFAPKPSVEQNTSSVDQDKAKPAEGNPFSSLFAPKPATPAKPAGEQKPSTEQKPLSSSGNAFGNLFAPKPSTPSEGSKTSQPEKAATPTPLFSTPTSGPDAPKSSGLFAQSPLFSAPTVGNKTPAPAVTAPTPSQSPFKVNGTSTASSASSASATEKSSTTSFEDMRPSGLPDDLDKASKEEVETLYRMRMLNECFKREASRLDPTKDDFDALVQFYMRVRDTIGAPAGPQKRKAADESATADGHSVKKVKPFGLNAASNKEDSSPATTTTATGSVATNIFGASQATPTTSKRKVADEDENTASPGKRVSEDSTTASIFAQSFSKSINSGSSDEPTKPNSTQSVTSSARPSTPDSDKPALFSTTPISSPPKPLFAASTTTKDNSTSTSLFSQSGPSFKPTFTASTNGTSTNSNPFVLKPSGDKEASSAPAPIPGMPKFGAGATNFFAQFKAQVDKDAEKEKEKRKAEDFDSDEEDEAEWEKRDAEERRKKLEALESQAPKRSKFVPGKGFSFEDDEETSDLDKKEETAPTSDASTSSIFDKKTDSSAKPNNIFGHLSATPSEAEENDDADDTEEASAAGDEPEDMSKDTSLAPASEDESNEYVDAKAGAGSGAENSANDSSDDGDLTKALKKSKQEKTATNEQSASDTGASGRSLFDRVEYKQDGTLKRQDDEEQKPLSTFFNSSKYASSFNSPGTPNPFAPTPSKSDAEKDDAPTSKPATPNPFASLFGSPSPTPAAGTPSIFAPSAAKAGADNTWKMNSPIKFASDSNAASTSKLDSASATPAADSSKPFSTLFGAASATKPASSGTGSPSPGFTFGGPAQPPSFLAPSTVSSAAASRASTPGITSDTGAEESGDGDAAEALPQANLAQSRAGEENEDVVIETRARGLKLTKDGWNSQGVGFLRVLKDRTTSRGRVILRADPSGKIVLNASLIKQLSYTVKGTSVHFLVPQADGPPEQWAIRVKKEEAERLGTAMEETKA, from the coding sequence ATGACTGCTGGCTCCACCACCCAATCGTCTGATGGAGGCAGTTTCTCTGGCTTCAAAGGAAACATGTTCAATGTTCCCCCAGCTGGTAGTTCGGCCCCAGCCCAGCAGCCTTTGCCTTCGGGAGGGCTTTTTGGAACAGGATCGCAACAAAACAACACTACGGGAGGCTTATTCGGCAGCAGCACGACCAGTGGATCCTCTGGGCAACCTGCAACGGCAGCCCCCGCCACCACAGGCAGTATCTTTGGACAGAACAGTGCTTCCAGCAGTGCTCCGTCGACAAACGTCTTCGGCCAGTCAGCCTCAAATAAGCCCTCCCCATTCGGACAGTCCACCGCCTTTGGTGAGTCTATGCAGACATCTCCTGACGCAAAGAACAACGGTGCGCAGTCGAAGCCACCTATTTTTGGCGGTGGTGCCTCCCAAACTGGTTTTGGAACTTCCACAAACTTCGCCAGTCCTGGGGCTGGCTCCTTGTTCGGTGGCTCTGCATCGAAACCTGCTGAGACACCTAAGCCCCTTTTTGGTGCTAAGCCCACAGAGCAGTCAACTCCTTCGACCTCGCTCTTTGGTGCGACTACTCAACCCAGTTCTACTCCCTCTCCCGCTTCATCTACCCCCGCAGCCTCCAGCACGACCGCCGCTCCATCACCGTCTATCTTCGGAACTTCATCGTCAGCTAAACCCACCACATCATTCCAAAATCCCTTCCAGTCCACAAACCTTTTTGGCACTCCCGCCTCATCAACTGCAGCACCGGCTTTGGAGGataaagaaaagcaagagaagaaacccgAGGAGTCTCAACCTAAGACTGGTTTCCAGTTCACGCCCTCTACCGGTGGCCCATCTTTGTTCTCAAAGAGTGCAAGTTCTGCAGCTCCATTGGCTCCATCAAGCGGCCTATTCCAGCCTCCATCTACGGGTAGCTTGTTTGCTCCCAAGCCTTCTGTAGAGCAGAACACTTCCAGTGTGGACCAGGATAAAGCTAAGCCTGCCGAAGGAAACCCATTCAGCAGTCTCTTCGCGCCAAAACCAGCTACCCCGGCCAAGCCAGCCGGAGAGCAGAAGCCTTCCACGGAGCAGAAGCCACTGTCCTCTTCTGGTAACGCTTTCGGTAACCTTTTCGCTCCAAAGCCCTCTACACCTAGCGAGGGATCGAAGACTAGCCAGCCAGAGAAGGCTGCCACTCCTACACCGCTTTTCTCAACCCCCACATCAGGACCTGATGCTCCTAAATCTTCTGGTCTTTTCGCGCAGTCGCCGTTGTTTTCGGCTCCTACTGTAGGAAATAAGACCCCGGCTCCAGCTGTGACCGCCCCGACCCCGTCTCAAAGCCCATTCAAGGTTAATGGCACAAGCACGGCCTCATCGGCCTCATCGGCTTCTGCTACCGAAAAGAGCTCGACAACAAGCTTTGAGGACATGCGACCATCCGGACTTcctgatgatcttgataaagcaagcaaggaagaagtggagACGTTGTATCGCATGCGCATGTTGAATGAATGTTTCAAACGTGAAGCGAGTCGCTTGGATCCCACTAAAGACGACTTTGATGCTCTTGTGCAGTTCTACATGCGTGTTCGTGACACCATTGGAGCGCCAGCTGGTCCGCAAAAGCGTAAAGCTGCGGACGAAAGTGCAACTGCTGATGGCCATTCCGTTAAAAAGGTCAAACCCTTCGGTTTGAATGCTGCCTCTAACAAGGAAGACTCTTCGCCCGCCACAACCACAACTGCGACTGGTTCTGTAGCTACCAACATCTTCGGAGCAAGCCAAGCGACCCCAACTACcagcaagagaaaagtggccgacgaggatgagaacaCTGCTTCGCCAGGAAAGCGTGTCAGTGAAGACTCCACGACGGCGAGCATCTTCGCGCAGTCCTTCTCAAAATCCATCAACTCTGGGTCAAGTGATGAGCCAACTAAGCCTAACTCTACTCAATCCGTTACGTCTTCTGCCAGGCCATCTACTCCGGACTCAGATAAACCTGCTTTGTTCTCCACTACGCCtatctcttcccctccaaagCCTCTTTTTGCAGCCTCAACCACGACAAAGGACAACTCCACGTCGACGTCGCTGTTCTCGCAATCCGGCCCTTCCTTTAAGCCAACATTTACTGCATCTACTAATGGCACCTCTACTAACTCGAATCCGTTCGTCCTAAAGCCGTCAGGCGATAAGGAAGCTAGCTCTGCACCCGCCCCTATTCCTGGCATGCCAAAATTCGGCGCCGGAGCAACAAATTTCTTCGCCCAGTTCAAGGCACAGGTAGACAAGGATgctgaaaaggagaaggaaaagcgcaAGGCGGAAGATTTCGAttctgatgaagaagacgaggctgaatgggagaaaagagacgCCGAAGAACGCCGGAAAAAGCTAGAGGCACTTGAGTCTCAAGCTCCGAAACGCTCGAAATTTGTTCCTGGAAAAGGATTTAGTttcgaagacgacgaggagaCAAGTGATCTGGATAAGAAGGAGGAGACCGCGCCCACCTCGGATGCTAGTACCTCCTCGATCTTTGACAAGAAGACTGACTCATCAGCCAAGCCCAACAACATCTTCGGTCATTTGTCAGCAACACCTTCTGAGGCTGAAGAGAACGACGATGCTGATGACACCGAGGAAGCGTCTGCCGCTGGTGATGAGCCAGAGGATATGTCCAAGGATACATCCCTTGCGCCCGCTAGCGAAGACGAAAGCAACGAATATGTGGATGCCAAAGCGGGTGCCGGCAGTGGTGCTGAGAACTCTGCTAACGACAGTAGTGACGACGGTGATCTTACCAAGGCTCTGAAAAAGtcgaagcaagagaagaCCGCCACAAACGAGCAATCCGCCAGCGATACAGGCGCGAGTGGTCGTAGCTTGTTTGACCGTGTCGAGTACAAGCAAGACGGCACGCTGAAGCGTCAGGACGACGAGGAGCAAAAGCCCCTTTCTACGTTTTTCAATTCCTCCAAATATGCGTCCTCTTTCAACTCACCGGGAACGCCAAACCCATTTGCTCCGACTCCCTCTAAGTCTGATGCCGAGAAAGACGATGCTCCCACCTCGAAGCCCGCAACGCCGAACCCCTTTGCCAGCCTCTTTGGTTCTCCCTCGCCTACCCCTGCTGCAGGCACCCCATCTATATTCGCCCCAAGCGCCGCCAAGGCCGGTGCGGATAATACTTGGAAGATGAATTCTCCCATTAAGTTTGCCAGTGACTCAAATGCGGCTTCTACTTCGAAACTTGATTCCGCATCCGCGACGCCGGCTGCTGATTCCTCGAAACCATTCTCCACACTATTTGGAGCGGCATCTGCTACCAAGCCTGCATCTTCTGGTACTGGATCGCCATCACCTGGCTTCACATTTGGTGGACCTGCGCAGCCACCATCATTCCTGGCTCCATCGACTGTCagctctgctgctgccagCCGCGCGTCCACTCCTGGAATTACATCCGACACGGGAGCCGAGGAGTCTGGAGATGGTGATGCAGCTGAGGCTTTGCCTCAGGCTAACCTTGCTCAAAGTCGAGCCGGtgaggagaatgaagacgTTGTGATCGAGACTAGAGCGCGCGGCTTGAAACTCACCAAAGATGGATGGAACAGTCAAGGAGTTGGGTTTCTTCGTGTGTTGAAGGATCGCACTACCTCTCGCGGCCGTGTTATACTTAGAGCTGACCCGAGCGGCAAGATTGTCCTGAACGCATCCTTGATCAAACAACTCAGTTACACTGTCAAGGGCACCAGTGTGCACTTCCTTGTACCCCAGGCCGATGGGCCTCCGGAACAATGGGCAATCCGGGTTAAAAAGGAGGAAGCGGAACGCCTCGGGACTGCAATGGAAGAAACCAAGGCTTAG
- a CDS encoding uncharacterized protein (predicted protein) yields the protein MSHTKYALWINESVGFMSGFWSYTKEKARKQEKIHKMDGNLGLALGLLQDGLHLGRLHNVTLDLELASHEESLGVGLAADQGSEVRVGEGQSHCLSPTRYG from the exons ATGTCTCATACTAAATATGCCCTGTGGATAAACGAGAGCGTAGGCTTTATGAGTGGTTTCTGGTCCtacacaaaagaaaaagcaagaaagcaagaaaagattCATAAGATGGATGGAAAT CTTGGCCTTGCCCTGGGCCTTCTTCAGGACGGGCTCCATCTTGGTCGCCTTCATAATGTTACCCTTGATCTTGAGCTTGCCTCCCATGAAGAGTCTCTGGGCGTTGGCCTTGCCGCTGACCAGGGAAGCGAAGTCAGAGTCGGAGAGGGACAGAGTCACTGTTTATCACCGACGCGATACGGTTAG
- a CDS encoding uncharacterized protein (helicase-like transcription factor HLTF/DNA helicase RAD5, DEAD-box superfamily), with product MSPPSQPFQSAKRLAEQSQPLGPLTIRKRGREKDYDPNHAHDDSVETDWTDDLDLPLKRIATKKPSSSPSSLSIRSLQGQGQDDGFDDSIDELRRVLGLDSQDILELQDEQRKAEQWLESRKEQERLDEEYARRLEGLQESPRPTSARSTSSTHYSESSLLSPPRVNNGTPFPDINRLMPGAIQTPDIYRSPFVPPPLPETNRPGPQRLQPTLIPDSDDSDIAEISAQDFELLIGPSSKRPFPSHHSIGSSRYSLQDSFQQQRPYSSLYPYLESMPGPSGIGGPGPAYGPHVLQNTMARLSAGKQLLEHAGRSIFGGVPNPFSSYDSSVPPYPGPTGYDMNKLPEWMSDYYGADPTKVNEEIKQLLETIRPDSDISTENREGTPEALKVTLLEHQKLGLAWMKSMEEQEQKGGILADDMGLGKTIQAIALMVSRPSTDEERKPTLIIAPVALMQQWKREIGRILKPGRHQLSVYILHGEKRAVSFRDLKNYDVVLTTFGTLSSELKRREKYDELQSSGANEQTLSREIAKSLPCLGPSSKWYRVIIDEAQCIKNRNTKAALACCRLNATYRWCMSGTPMMNNVQELHSLLRFLRIKPYSNLERFNHDFTRPLKGSSVSAQRKAMRQLQVLLKAVLLRRTKDSKIDGKPILQLPRRISEKVHAVFSEDELELYSSLEARTQLQFNRYLEAGTVGRNYSNILVLLLRLRQACCHPHLITDFSVKLNANTDELDLIANAKEFDQEVVIRLKSNNDDLECPICMDAVENPIIFFPCGHSTCAECFSRISDPSLAVRQGHDGAVEVKCPNCRGKVDPKKITDHVSFRKVHDPDHSHDPVEEEPIKPAEEQDESDDSDDDDSLNRFIVNDEEDEESSSKRSRHKGKGKMAKAKKTLAELKKEASKNQKSKRKYLRRLEKTWVSSAKIEKAMDILRGIQEGEEKTIIFSQFTSLLDLLEVPIVRQGWGYRRYDGSMKPGDRNSAVLDFTDSPDCKIILVSLKAGNSGLNLVAASQVIIFDPFWNPYIEEQAIDRAHRIGQVREVQIHRILVQNTVEDRILELQDKKRELIEGALDENASKNISRLGTQELAYLFVCASNLFPRLNCVVQS from the coding sequence ATGTCTCCCCCGTCGCAGCCATTCCAGTCGGCGAAGAGGCTAGCGGAGCAATCTCAACCTTTAGGGCCGTTGACCATTCGAAAGCGTGGGCGGGAAAAGGACTATGATCCCAATCACGCCCACGATGATAGTGTCGAAACAGATTGGACTGATGATCTGGACCTACCCTTGAAACGGATCGCAACAAAGAAGCCTTCCTCTAGCCCGAGTTCATTGTCTATTCGTAGTCTTCAGGGGCAGGGGCAGGATGACGGCTTTGATGACAGCATTGATGAACTTCGAAGAGTGCTGGGCTTGGACAGTCAAGATATACTCGAGCTCCAAGACGAACAGCGAAAAGCTGAACAATGGCTCGAGAGTCGCAAGGAACAGGAACGCCTCGACGAGGAGTATGCTCGTAGACTGGAAGGCTTGCAAGAGTCACCTCGCCCAACTTCAGCCAGAAGCACGTCATCCACTCACTACTCTGAGTCTTCTTTACTTTCCCCTCCCAGGGTAAACAACGGCACACCATTTCCCGATATCAATCGATTAATGCCTGGGGCCATACAGACCCCAGATATTTATCGTTCACCATTTGTACCGCCTCCGTTGCCTGAGACAAATCGGCCTGGGCCCCAGCGCCTCCAACCGACCCTTATACCCGACAGCGATGATAGCGATATTGCCGAGATCTCAGCTCAGGATTTCGAGCTTCTCATCGGTCCTTCCTCCAAGCGTCCTTTCCCATCGCACCATTCCATCGGCAGTTCGCGTTACTCATTGCAAGACAGCTTTCAGCAACAGCGACCTTACTCTAGTCTGTATCCTTATCTAGAGTCAATGCCCGGCCCAAGTGGTATCGGTGGACCTGGCCCTGCATACGGCCCACACGTATTGCAGAACACCATGGCAAGGCTCAGTGCTGGGAAGCAGCTGCTTGAACATGCGGGGAGGTCCATTTTCGGGGGGGTTCCTAATCCCTTCTCATCCTATGATAGCTCGGTTCCTCCTTATCCAGGTCCCACGGGCTACGACATGAACAAGTTGCCGGAGTGGATGAGTGATTACTATGGAGCTGATCCAACAAAGGTCAATGAAGAGATCAAACAACTTCTGGAGACTATCAGGCCCGATTCGGATATTTCTACGGAAAACCGTGAAGGGACTCCCGAGGCTCTCAAAGTAACGTTGTTGGAGCATCAAAAGCTTGGGCTGGCATGGATGAAATCGatggaggagcaggagcaaAAAGGTGGTATACTCGCTGATGATATGGGCCTGGGGAAGACAATACAAGCCATTGCTCTCATGGTATCCCGACCCTCTACGGACGAGGAACGAAAACCGACTTTGATTATTGCCCCCGTCGCCCTGATGCAGCAGTGGAAGCGGGAGATCGGAAGAATCTTGAAGCCTGGCCGTCACCAACTCTCGGTCTATATTTTGCATGGCGAAAAGCGAGCTGTGAGCTTTAGGGACCTGAAGAACTATGACGTGGTTCTTACTACCTTTGGAACGTTGTCTTCCGAACTCAAGCGTCGAGAAAAATACGATGAGCTACAGTCGTCTGGCGCCAACGAACAAACCCTGTCGAGAGAAATTGCCAAATCTTTACCGTGTCTTGGGCCGTCCAGCAAGTGGTATCGTGTGATCATTGATGAAGCTCAGTGTATCAAGAACCGTAACACGAAAGCTGCCCTTGCCTGTTGTCGTCTTAACGCCACCTATCGCTGGTGTATGAGCGGAACTCCCATGATGAACAATGTCCAAGAGTTGCACTCACTATTGAGATTTCTCCGCATCAAGCCTTACAGCAATTTGGAGCGGTTCAATCACGACTTCACACGGCCCCTCAAGGGGTCCAGTGTTAGTGCACAGCGCAAAGCAATGAGACAACTCCAGGTCCTTCTGAAGGCGGTCCTCTTGCGGCGAACTAAAGATTCCAAGATTGACGGGAAACCAATTCTACAACTCCCGCGACGGATCTCAGAAAAAGTGCACGCTGTGTTCAGCGAAGATGAACTAGAGTTATACAGTTCGCTCGAGGCTCGAACTCAACTCCAGTTCAACAGGTATCTCGAGGCAGGAACCGTGGGACGAAATTACTCCAATATTCTAGTCTTACTCCTCCGGCTACGACAGGCGTGCTGCCATCCCCATTTGATTACCGACTTCAGCGTCAAGCTCAACGCGAACACAGATGAACTGGATTTGATTGCAAACGCGAAAGAATTCGATCAAGAGGTTGTGATCCGCTTGAAAAGCAACAATGATGATCTCGAATGTCCCATCTGTATGGATGCCGTTGAAAAtccaatcatcttcttcccttgcGGGCATAGCACCTGTGCAGAATGCTTCTCAAGGATTTCCGATCCGTCATTAGCTGTGAGACAGGGTCACGACGGTGCAGTAGAAGTCAAGTGCCCTAACTGCCGTGGCAAAGTAGACCCGAAGAAGATTACAGATCATGTGTCGTTTAGAAAGGTCCATGACCCTGACCACTCCCATGATCcagtcgaagaagagcccATCAAGCCTGCAGAAGAGCAAGACGAGAgtgatgatagtgatgacgACGATAGCCTGAATCGATTTATTGTcaatgatgaggaggacgaggaaagcTCGTCCAAGAGGTCCAGGCACAAGGGGAAAGGTAAAATGGCTAAGGCCAAGAAAACCCTTGCCGAACTGAAAAAAGAAGCCTCGAAGAATCAGAAATCGAAGCGCAAGTACCTCCGTCGGCTGGAGAAGACTTGGGTGTCGAGCGCTAAAATCGAAAAGGCCATGGATATTCTGCGGGGTATCCaggagggtgaggagaaGACAATCATTTTCAGCCAGTTCACGTCTCTGCTTGACTTGCTTGAGGTTCCGATTGTGCGTCAGGGCTGGGGTTATCGGCGGTATGATGGTAGCATGAAGCCGGGAGATCGAAACTCAGCAGTACTGGATTTCACCGATAGCCCCGATTGCAAGATTATATTGGTCTCCTTGAAAGCGGGCAACTCTGGCTTGAACCTCGTTGCCGCATCACAGGTTATTATCTTCGATCCATTCTGGAATCCATACATCGAAGAACAAGCGATCGACCGCGCGCATCGGATTGGACAGGTGCGAGAGGTACAAATTCATCGGATTCTTGTGCAGAATACCGTCGAAGACCGTATCCTTGAACTTCAGGATAAGAAGCGAGAGCTAATCGAAGGAGCTTTGGACGAAAATGCCTCCAAGAATATCTCCAGACTTGGAACCCAAGAGCTGGCTTACTTATTTGTATGTGCTTCAAATTTGTTCCCTCGTCTTAACTGTGTCGTTCAAAGCTAA